One window from the genome of Capsicum annuum cultivar UCD-10X-F1 unplaced genomic scaffold, UCD10Xv1.1 ctg23703, whole genome shotgun sequence encodes:
- the LOC124890743 gene encoding peroxisomal nicotinamide adenine dinucleotide carrier-like, with product LLGLYSGLKPSLLGIAVTQGVYYYFYQVFKNKVEAIAATDKKRGQGDGSTGMFSWLVCRLIHKQKGVIQSSIIVSNPSIQFIIIEMLSKQLKTKHAAKKKDVPNLIALEIFIIGAFAKLGLTICTYPLFVVKSRL from the coding sequence GTTTGTTGGGGCTTTACAGTGGCCTAAAGCCTTCTCTGCTTGGAATTGCTGTGACACAGGGTGTCTACTACTATTTTTACCAGGTTTTCAAGAACAAGGTTGAGGCTATAGCAGCTACAGATAAGAAAAGAGGCCAAGGGGACGGTTCTACTGGGATGTTTTCTTGGCTCGTATGCAGACTCATACACAAGCAGAAAGGAGTTATCCAATCATCAATCATTGTTTCTAATCCCTcaattcaatttattattattgagaTGTTGTCAAAGCAATTAAAGACTAAACATGCTGCAAAGAAGAAAGATGTGCCAAATTTAATTGCTTTGGAAATTTTTATTATCGGAGCCTTTGCTAAACTTGGGCTAACTATC